A window of the Terriglobia bacterium genome harbors these coding sequences:
- a CDS encoding restriction endonuclease subunit S has protein sequence MRDSEAHSRVRLKYLAHLEMGQSPPSTMYTLSPEDGLPFLQGTADFGVQFPEPKVYCDSPTKIAITGDILFSVRAPVGELNIARQNTGIGRGLCAIRPNKDWVFRFAWWAIHEARYQLNFESTGSTYEAVSTEDVANMPVELAPVFEQRAIADYLDDETARLDGLVAAKERVLGLLAEKRRALIARAVTRGLDPRAPLRDSGIPWLGEIPAHWPLVRAKFLWQEQSLPVRKDDEMVTCFRDGQVTLRKNRREEGFTNAIKELGYQGVRAGQLVLHSMDAFAGAIGVCDSDGKCTPEYIICNPVRVDVSNPYFGFLLRVMALNGFIQASCTAVRERAPRIHFSDFGNMFFPLPPLGEQHGIVAHITEETAKLNAMRSATERTVALLKERRAALIAAAVTGKIAIPSKNKMAKECQNAI, from the coding sequence GTGAGAGACTCAGAAGCGCACTCGAGAGTCCGTCTAAAGTACTTGGCGCATCTTGAGATGGGGCAATCTCCACCTTCCACCATGTATACATTGTCGCCGGAGGATGGACTGCCTTTCCTTCAGGGAACAGCTGATTTTGGCGTGCAGTTCCCGGAGCCAAAGGTATACTGCGACTCGCCTACCAAAATTGCGATAACGGGCGACATTCTCTTCTCGGTTCGAGCACCAGTTGGCGAACTGAACATCGCGAGGCAAAATACGGGAATCGGGCGAGGACTCTGCGCGATCCGGCCGAACAAGGATTGGGTTTTTCGGTTTGCCTGGTGGGCTATTCATGAAGCTCGGTACCAGCTCAACTTCGAGTCTACCGGCAGCACCTACGAAGCTGTCTCGACTGAGGATGTTGCCAATATGCCTGTCGAGTTGGCGCCTGTTTTTGAGCAACGCGCCATCGCGGATTACCTGGACGACGAGACAGCACGGCTGGACGGGCTGGTGGCGGCGAAGGAGCGCGTGCTAGGGTTGTTGGCAGAGAAGCGGCGGGCGCTCATAGCCCGCGCCGTCACCCGCGGCCTCGATCCCCGCGCCCCCCTCCGCGACTCCGGCATCCCCTGGCTGGGCGAGATTCCGGCGCATTGGCCTCTGGTACGAGCGAAATTCCTTTGGCAGGAACAATCGCTGCCTGTTCGTAAAGATGACGAAATGGTTACCTGCTTCCGCGATGGCCAAGTAACCCTCCGGAAGAATCGCCGCGAAGAGGGATTTACCAATGCAATTAAGGAACTTGGTTATCAGGGCGTTAGAGCGGGACAACTTGTTCTTCACTCCATGGATGCCTTTGCCGGAGCCATCGGTGTCTGTGACTCGGATGGCAAGTGCACTCCCGAATACATCATTTGTAATCCAGTCAGGGTGGATGTCTCAAATCCGTATTTCGGATTCTTGCTGCGGGTGATGGCGCTCAATGGATTCATTCAAGCCAGCTGTACTGCTGTTCGTGAGCGTGCTCCGAGGATTCACTTTTCAGACTTCGGAAATATGTTTTTCCCACTCCCACCTCTTGGCGAACAGCATGGGATTGTCGCTCACATCACTGAAGAAACAGCAAAGCTGAACGCAATGCGTTCGGCAACTGAACGCACCGTGGCTTTGCTCAAAGAGCGCCGCGCCGCTCTTATCGCTGCCGCTGTTACAGGCAAGATTGCAATCCCTAGTAAAAATAAGATGGCGAAGGAGTGCCAAAATGCAATTTAG
- a CDS encoding type I restriction-modification system subunit M: MPDHNYFANLIWQIADLLRGPYRPPQYERVMLPMTVLRRFDCVLASTKAAVLRKHDQVKDKYRDEALDRILDKAAGQRFHNHSPLDFEKLKGDPDNIEKHLVSYIKGFSANVRKIFEFFELEPEIEKMREANILYLVVSKFCDVDLHPTAVPNEQMGLIFENLIRRFNELANETAGDHFTPREVIRLMVNILFINDDKLLATPGTVRKLLDPACGTGGMLAESQNYLREHHAAARLYVYGQDYNKRAFATAASDMLMKQVDHNGGGNNVRYGDSFTEDQFEGETFDYLLANPPFGVDWKKEQKEIERQHDKLGFSGRFGAGLPRVNDGSLLFLQHMISKFEPVLPDQQKHGSRLAIVFSGSPLFTGGAGSGESDIRKWIIEFDWLEAIIALPEQMFYNTGIGTYIWIVTNRKEKRRKGRIQLIDAREYYVPMRRSLGDKRRKIGEKEDGKDQIADIVKLYGRFADGDKSKIFNNADFGYTRVTVERPLRLSYQMTVEDKARFLDACPHLLDDVQAIDKALGREPQRDWNAVWAQIQDLLHTRRSRWKATEQKLFLSVFAQKDPEARPVATGGRGQCYEPDTDLRDFENVPLKDDIDAYFEREVQPHVADAWMDRTKDKVGYEINFNRHFYKYTPPRPLEEIDADLKLAEEEIMRLLQEVTK, encoded by the coding sequence ATGCCCGACCACAATTACTTCGCAAACCTGATCTGGCAGATCGCCGACCTGCTGCGCGGACCCTATCGGCCGCCGCAATATGAGCGCGTCATGTTGCCGATGACCGTCTTGCGCAGGTTCGATTGCGTGCTCGCCTCCACGAAGGCGGCGGTGCTCCGAAAGCACGATCAGGTGAAGGACAAGTACAGGGACGAAGCGCTCGACAGAATCCTCGATAAGGCAGCCGGCCAACGATTCCACAACCATTCGCCGCTCGACTTTGAAAAGCTGAAAGGCGACCCGGACAACATCGAAAAGCACCTCGTCAGTTATATCAAGGGCTTCTCGGCCAACGTCCGCAAGATTTTCGAATTCTTCGAACTTGAGCCCGAAATCGAGAAAATGCGCGAGGCGAACATCCTTTACCTCGTCGTCTCCAAGTTCTGCGACGTTGACCTGCATCCTACCGCCGTGCCCAACGAGCAGATGGGACTGATCTTTGAAAATCTCATCCGCCGCTTCAATGAACTGGCGAATGAGACCGCCGGCGACCATTTCACCCCACGAGAAGTCATCCGGCTGATGGTAAATATCCTGTTTATCAATGACGACAAACTCCTCGCCACACCGGGAACAGTGCGTAAACTGCTCGATCCCGCATGCGGAACCGGCGGCATGCTGGCCGAGTCGCAGAATTACTTACGGGAGCACCACGCGGCGGCCAGGCTCTACGTTTATGGGCAGGATTACAACAAACGCGCCTTCGCCACTGCAGCGTCCGACATGCTCATGAAGCAGGTGGACCACAACGGCGGCGGCAACAACGTTCGCTACGGCGACAGCTTCACCGAGGATCAGTTCGAGGGCGAGACCTTCGACTACCTGCTCGCCAATCCGCCCTTCGGTGTGGATTGGAAGAAGGAGCAGAAGGAGATCGAACGCCAGCACGACAAGCTTGGTTTCTCGGGCCGCTTCGGCGCCGGCCTGCCGCGCGTCAACGACGGATCGCTGCTCTTCCTGCAGCACATGATCAGCAAATTCGAGCCGGTGCTTCCCGACCAGCAAAAGCACGGCTCGCGTCTGGCAATCGTCTTCAGTGGATCGCCGCTCTTCACCGGTGGCGCGGGCTCGGGCGAGAGCGACATTCGAAAGTGGATCATCGAATTTGACTGGCTCGAGGCCATCATCGCTCTGCCGGAGCAGATGTTCTACAACACCGGCATCGGCACTTACATCTGGATAGTCACCAACCGCAAGGAGAAGCGCCGCAAGGGCAGGATTCAACTCATCGATGCTCGGGAATACTACGTTCCCATGCGCCGCAGCCTTGGCGACAAGCGCCGCAAGATCGGCGAAAAGGAAGATGGAAAGGATCAGATCGCCGACATTGTAAAGCTCTACGGCCGCTTCGCCGACGGCGACAAGTCGAAGATTTTTAACAACGCGGACTTCGGCTACACGCGCGTGACCGTGGAGCGCCCCCTGCGCCTGAGTTATCAGATGACGGTCGAGGACAAAGCCCGCTTCCTTGACGCCTGCCCGCACTTGCTCGATGACGTGCAAGCAATCGACAAGGCTCTTGGCCGCGAGCCGCAACGCGATTGGAATGCAGTCTGGGCGCAGATCCAGGACTTGCTCCACACGCGTAGGTCGCGCTGGAAGGCGACCGAGCAGAAGCTCTTCCTCAGCGTGTTTGCCCAGAAGGACCCCGAGGCCAGGCCGGTTGCTACAGGTGGCCGCGGCCAGTGCTACGAGCCAGACACCGATTTGCGCGACTTCGAGAACGTGCCGCTCAAGGACGACATAGACGCCTATTTCGAACGCGAAGTGCAGCCTCACGTTGCCGACGCCTGGATGGACCGCACCAAGGACAAAGTGGGTTACGAAATCAACTTCAACCGCCACTTCTACAAATACACGCCGCCGCGACCGCTGGAAGAGATCGATGCGGATCTCAAGCTCGCGGAGGAGGAGATCATGCGGCTATTGCAGGAGGTGACGAAGTGA
- a CDS encoding helix-turn-helix domain-containing protein: protein MPEPWVSVEKVADHLGVAKDSVYRWIEAKSLPAHRVGRLWKFKLSEIDEWVCAGGAGQNDVNPGKKENR from the coding sequence ATGCCTGAACCTTGGGTTTCTGTTGAAAAAGTAGCGGATCACCTTGGTGTGGCCAAGGATTCTGTTTACCGTTGGATCGAGGCCAAAAGCCTGCCGGCACACAGAGTTGGGCGGCTTTGGAAGTTCAAACTTTCGGAGATCGATGAGTGGGTGTGTGCGGGAGGGGCAGGTCAGAATGATGTCAATCCCGGCAAGAAAGAAAATCGGTGA